Proteins encoded together in one Terriglobus saanensis SP1PR4 window:
- a CDS encoding 30S ribosomal protein S1, which yields MSNIPNPDTESKPLTTELENLATEETAVAPSTETATTNHVVTPAPEASVEPIADATAPDAADYDAADFAAALENFDREQAAEKEAAQSAMEEDKVVTGTVVKITDKHVVVDIGLKSEGLIPKEQVLDHAGESKLAVGDAVEVVVEREEQEGGYLVSYEKAQRHRLWDQLEKACADKAPVTGTVLSRVKGGLTVDIGVKAFLPGSQVEVRPVRNLDSYIGQQLDVRVIKLNKKRGNVVISRKEILEEEQNSRKDVTLQTLEEGSIMTGVVKNLTDYGAFVDLGGLDGLLHITDMSWGRLTHPRDLVQVGDEIQVKVLKFDKEKQRVSLGFKQLTPDPWLDAIERYPIGAQVKGRILSVTDYGAFVELEQGIEGLVHVSEMTWSKRMKHPSKMVKPGDEADTIILAVNPTDRRISLGMKQLQDNPWEQLENKYPIGEIVEGRVRNLTDFGAFIEIEDGIDGLVHVSNLSWTKRIKHPSEVLKKGEKVRAVVLGVEPENRRLSLGVKQLEPDVWDTFFAQHRVGDVVKGKVLRSAQFGTFVEIAEGVEGLCHVSEAVNELHQPVTLEPGQEMEFKIVKMSQEEKKVGLSLRGIGEEASRAEVESYKAPSKDGKRENQSSGSSSTTTLGDLINWKRSENE from the coding sequence ATGTCAAACATCCCCAATCCTGATACAGAGAGCAAACCCCTGACAACCGAACTTGAAAATCTCGCAACCGAAGAGACGGCAGTAGCCCCGTCGACTGAAACCGCCACCACCAACCATGTCGTGACGCCCGCACCGGAAGCTTCGGTCGAGCCGATCGCCGATGCTACAGCACCTGACGCCGCAGATTACGATGCGGCCGATTTTGCTGCTGCGTTGGAGAACTTCGACCGTGAGCAGGCCGCAGAGAAGGAAGCTGCGCAATCCGCCATGGAAGAGGACAAGGTTGTCACTGGCACCGTAGTGAAGATCACCGATAAGCATGTGGTGGTCGACATTGGCCTGAAGTCCGAGGGTTTGATCCCCAAGGAGCAGGTGCTGGATCACGCTGGCGAGTCGAAGCTTGCCGTGGGCGATGCCGTGGAAGTGGTTGTGGAGCGCGAAGAGCAGGAGGGCGGATATCTCGTTTCGTACGAGAAGGCCCAGCGTCATCGCCTTTGGGATCAGCTGGAGAAGGCTTGTGCCGACAAGGCGCCGGTTACCGGCACGGTTCTCTCTCGCGTCAAAGGTGGCTTGACTGTCGATATCGGCGTCAAGGCGTTCCTTCCGGGATCGCAGGTTGAGGTGCGCCCTGTGCGCAATCTCGATAGCTATATTGGTCAGCAGCTCGACGTTCGCGTGATCAAGCTGAACAAGAAGCGCGGCAACGTCGTCATCTCGCGCAAGGAGATCCTCGAAGAGGAGCAGAACTCGCGCAAGGATGTCACGCTGCAGACGTTGGAAGAGGGTTCGATCATGACGGGTGTCGTGAAGAATCTGACCGACTACGGCGCGTTTGTGGATTTGGGCGGCCTGGATGGCCTGTTGCATATCACCGACATGAGCTGGGGCCGTTTGACGCATCCTCGCGACCTGGTCCAGGTGGGCGATGAGATTCAGGTCAAGGTTCTAAAGTTCGACAAGGAAAAGCAGCGCGTTTCGCTTGGATTCAAGCAGCTGACGCCTGACCCATGGCTGGATGCGATCGAGCGTTACCCGATCGGCGCACAGGTCAAGGGCCGCATTCTTTCCGTGACCGACTACGGCGCATTCGTCGAGCTGGAGCAGGGCATTGAAGGCCTGGTTCACGTTTCGGAGATGACCTGGTCGAAGCGGATGAAGCATCCGTCGAAGATGGTCAAGCCGGGCGATGAGGCCGATACGATCATCCTCGCTGTGAATCCGACCGATCGTCGCATCTCTCTTGGCATGAAGCAGCTTCAGGACAATCCGTGGGAGCAGCTGGAGAACAAGTATCCGATCGGTGAGATCGTGGAAGGCCGTGTACGTAACCTCACGGACTTCGGCGCATTCATCGAGATCGAAGATGGCATTGATGGTCTCGTGCATGTCTCGAACCTGAGCTGGACGAAGCGTATCAAGCATCCTTCGGAGGTCCTGAAGAAGGGCGAGAAGGTTCGCGCTGTGGTCCTGGGCGTAGAGCCGGAGAATCGCCGCCTTTCGCTCGGTGTGAAGCAGCTTGAGCCCGATGTCTGGGATACGTTCTTCGCGCAGCATCGCGTAGGCGATGTGGTGAAGGGCAAGGTCCTTCGTTCGGCGCAGTTCGGTACGTTTGTCGAGATTGCCGAGGGCGTTGAGGGTCTCTGCCACGTCTCCGAAGCGGTCAACGAACTGCATCAGCCAGTCACGCTTGAGCCTGGCCAGGAGATGGAGTTCAAGATCGTGAAGATGAGCCAGGAAGAGAAGAAGGTGGGTCTCAGCCTCCGCGGAATCGGCGAAGAAGCTAGCCGTGCCGAGGTCGAGAGCTACAAGGCTCCTTCCAAGGATGGAAAGCGCGAGAACCAGTCGTCTGGATCGTCTTCCACCACGACTCTGGGTGACCTGATCAACTGGAAGCGCTCAGAAAACGAGTAG
- a CDS encoding ThuA domain-containing protein, with protein MRRFLFLLVLTQVAVCAAQQVAPVPKKHLLVIGEEKGYRHESVSHAMAVIERMGRESGEWDTTLRTDTEPLTKRKLEYNAKNLNDFDAIVFYTGGTLEMDGERNASLLQFVKEDGKGIVAVHSAAITWTKWPEWVDMVGGTFDEHPWGTFQAPIMVEDGAFPGMSAWPKEFVLTDEIYQQKLWDRSKVHILMRLDASKLDLANQKVHRADKDFAVTWVKQVGKGRVFYSTLGHPVENWDDPRMQAMYKGAIEWALGLVRYEVPVAASRGAR; from the coding sequence ATGCGAAGGTTCTTGTTTCTGCTCGTGTTGACTCAGGTAGCAGTGTGTGCGGCGCAACAGGTTGCGCCCGTTCCGAAAAAGCATCTGCTGGTGATTGGCGAAGAGAAGGGATATCGGCATGAGTCGGTGAGCCATGCCATGGCGGTGATCGAGCGCATGGGGCGCGAGAGTGGCGAGTGGGACACGACTCTGCGGACTGACACCGAGCCGCTGACGAAGAGGAAGCTCGAATACAACGCAAAAAACCTGAATGATTTCGACGCGATCGTCTTCTATACCGGCGGGACGCTGGAGATGGATGGGGAACGCAATGCGTCTTTACTGCAGTTTGTGAAGGAAGACGGCAAGGGCATTGTGGCGGTGCATTCGGCGGCGATCACCTGGACGAAGTGGCCGGAGTGGGTCGATATGGTCGGCGGAACCTTCGATGAGCATCCGTGGGGCACGTTTCAGGCACCGATTATGGTGGAGGACGGCGCGTTTCCAGGCATGAGCGCGTGGCCGAAGGAGTTTGTGCTGACGGACGAGATCTATCAGCAGAAGCTTTGGGATCGGTCCAAGGTGCACATTTTGATGCGTCTGGATGCGAGCAAGCTGGACCTGGCGAACCAGAAAGTCCATCGTGCGGACAAGGATTTTGCCGTGACCTGGGTGAAGCAGGTGGGCAAGGGGAGGGTATTTTATTCGACGCTGGGGCATCCGGTGGAGAACTGGGACGACCCGCGGATGCAGGCGATGTACAAGGGTGCGATTGAGTGGGCGTTGGGGCTGGTGCGGTATGAGGTGCCTGTAGCGGCTTCGCGGGGTGCGCGCTAA
- the ruvB gene encoding Holliday junction branch migration DNA helicase RuvB — protein sequence MDFRTQKRFDTNKTPKSAEADRIVSASTTDDDAAFELKLRPHHLREFIGQEKAKEQLAIALEAAKARGEALDHVLLFGPPGLGKTTLATIIANELGVGYQQTSGPALQIQGDLTAILTNLRERQVLFLDEIHRLQPVLEEKLYTALEDYQLDIIIGQGPSARTHVMEIRPFTFVAATTRPGLLSSPLRSRFGILLRLEFYTDDELRYIVERSAEVIGVTIDQDGAAEIAMRSRGTPRIANRLLRRVRDFAEVRANGTIDRETAQKALAMLEVDAHGFDELDRRLLRTIIEKYDGGPVGLNTLAAALAEEEDALEEVYEPFLIQIGFLDRTPRGRVATRLAYEHLGIEMPRKTSLF from the coding sequence GTGGACTTTCGCACCCAAAAACGCTTCGACACCAACAAGACGCCCAAATCGGCAGAGGCCGACCGCATCGTCTCAGCCTCCACCACGGACGACGACGCAGCCTTCGAGCTCAAACTCCGTCCGCATCACCTCCGTGAGTTCATCGGCCAGGAAAAGGCGAAAGAGCAGCTCGCCATCGCGCTTGAAGCTGCCAAGGCACGCGGCGAAGCCCTCGACCACGTCCTTCTCTTCGGACCTCCGGGGCTCGGCAAAACCACCCTCGCCACCATCATCGCGAACGAGCTCGGCGTCGGCTACCAGCAGACCAGCGGCCCCGCCCTCCAGATCCAGGGCGACCTGACCGCCATCCTGACCAACCTTCGCGAACGGCAAGTCCTCTTCCTCGACGAGATCCACCGTCTCCAACCCGTCCTCGAAGAAAAGCTTTATACCGCGCTTGAGGATTACCAGCTCGACATCATCATCGGCCAGGGCCCCTCCGCGCGCACGCACGTCATGGAGATCCGGCCTTTTACCTTCGTCGCCGCCACCACACGCCCCGGCCTGCTCTCGTCGCCTCTGCGCTCACGCTTCGGCATTCTCCTGCGCCTCGAGTTCTACACCGACGACGAACTTCGCTACATCGTCGAACGCTCCGCGGAAGTCATCGGCGTCACCATCGACCAGGACGGCGCAGCCGAAATCGCCATGCGCTCCCGAGGCACCCCACGCATCGCTAACCGGCTCCTCCGCCGTGTCCGCGACTTCGCCGAAGTCCGCGCCAACGGCACGATCGACCGCGAAACCGCGCAAAAGGCCCTTGCGATGCTGGAAGTCGACGCCCACGGCTTCGACGAACTGGATCGCCGCCTCCTCCGCACGATCATCGAAAAATACGACGGCGGCCCCGTCGGTCTGAATACCCTCGCCGCCGCGCTGGCCGAAGAAGAAGACGCCCTGGAAGAGGTCTACGAGCCCTTCCTCATCCAGATCGGCTTCCTCGACCGCACCCCCCGCGGCCGTGTCGCCACCCGCCTGGCCTACGAACACCTCGGCATCGAAATGCCCCGCAAAACCAGCCTTTTTTAG
- a CDS encoding EamA family transporter, translated as MGLIEKEAKRARLLVLVAFGCVYFFWGSTFVAIRYVVRFISPAFTSGLRYAIAGSLLMAILAARGKSVRVSRRELVRLLVIGLMLLTGNNVLLAWGEQYVSSGMASLIMASIPILIALLETVVPGGEPLNGVGWVGTTLGVGGMVLLLWPSLHLPEGTNGGVLLACGILMLGGVSWAVGSVVARRWTSSADPMVASAWQMLMGGATNIGIGSVLGGWHTAHWTRGVVLGLLWLAIFGSLIGYSAYTYLLHHVPVAKVATYAYVNPIVAVLLGAIFLGERLRGLEWVGMGVILLAVATVTASKAKPRVAEDIVAARRV; from the coding sequence GTGGGGTTGATCGAGAAAGAGGCGAAGCGCGCTCGTCTGCTGGTTCTGGTGGCGTTTGGGTGCGTGTATTTCTTCTGGGGGTCGACGTTTGTCGCGATCCGGTATGTGGTGCGTTTTATCTCGCCCGCGTTTACGTCGGGGTTGCGGTATGCGATTGCGGGAAGCCTGTTGATGGCGATTCTGGCTGCGCGCGGGAAGAGCGTGCGGGTCTCTCGCCGCGAGCTGGTGCGGCTGTTGGTGATCGGGCTGATGCTGCTGACAGGGAATAACGTACTGCTGGCATGGGGCGAGCAGTATGTGAGTTCGGGGATGGCTTCGCTGATTATGGCTTCGATTCCGATCCTGATTGCTCTGCTGGAGACGGTGGTGCCGGGCGGAGAGCCTTTGAATGGTGTGGGTTGGGTGGGTACGACGCTGGGCGTGGGAGGAATGGTGCTTCTGCTTTGGCCGAGCCTGCATCTGCCTGAGGGGACGAATGGCGGCGTCTTGCTGGCCTGCGGGATCCTGATGCTGGGTGGTGTGAGTTGGGCGGTGGGGAGTGTGGTGGCGCGGCGGTGGACCTCTTCTGCGGATCCGATGGTGGCCAGTGCGTGGCAGATGCTGATGGGCGGAGCGACGAATATCGGGATCGGCTCGGTCCTGGGTGGCTGGCATACCGCGCATTGGACGCGTGGGGTTGTGCTGGGTCTGCTCTGGCTGGCGATCTTTGGATCGCTGATCGGATACAGCGCCTATACCTATCTTCTGCACCACGTTCCGGTGGCAAAGGTGGCTACTTATGCCTATGTGAACCCGATTGTGGCGGTGCTGCTGGGAGCGATTTTTCTGGGAGAGCGGCTGCGTGGTCTGGAATGGGTCGGGATGGGCGTGATTCTGCTGGCGGTGGCGACCGTGACGGCTTCGAAGGCGAAGCCACGGGTGGCGGAGGATATTGTTGCCGCGCGGCGGGTTTGA